One window of Mesorhizobium loti R88b genomic DNA carries:
- a CDS encoding GNAT family N-acetyltransferase, whose product MNTLTIDIRKADPRDAEAIAEVHLEAWRGAYSGIIPHRTLTSMINRRGADWWANAIRRAATVLVVEIGGTIAGYATIGKNRARELKQQGEIYELYLRPEYQGIGLGRRLFSAAKARLADHGLKGMVVWALEDNQNALAFYAGAGGRDVAEGVEIFEQKALKKVAFVWE is encoded by the coding sequence ATGAATACGCTGACGATCGACATCCGCAAAGCCGACCCGCGCGACGCTGAGGCCATCGCCGAAGTGCACCTGGAAGCGTGGCGCGGCGCTTATTCCGGCATCATTCCGCACCGTACGCTGACATCGATGATCAACCGCCGCGGCGCCGACTGGTGGGCGAATGCGATTCGCCGCGCCGCCACCGTTCTGGTGGTGGAGATCGGCGGCACGATCGCCGGCTATGCGACGATCGGCAAGAACCGGGCCCGGGAGCTCAAGCAGCAAGGCGAGATCTACGAATTGTACCTGCGCCCGGAATATCAGGGCATCGGTCTCGGCCGGCGGCTGTTTTCGGCAGCCAAAGCGCGTCTTGCCGACCACGGCCTGAAAGGCATGGTGGTGTGGGCGCTGGAAGACAACCAGAACGCGCTGGCCTTCTACGCCGGTGCCGGCGGCCGTGATGTGGCGGAAGGCGTCGAGATCTTCGAGCAGAAGGCGCTGAAGAAGGTTGCTTTCGTCTGGGAATGA
- a CDS encoding TetR/AcrR family transcriptional regulator: MPTDKNIELTISDDHASAPPKAAKKILDVAYDLFYRRGIRAIGVDEIVKRAGVTKPSLYRSFPSKDELAASYLRQYDLEYWERFDEAVAAHPGDPRAQIKAFLTRIGKRTQVAEYRGCGMTNAAVEYPEHSHPARVVSEANKQELRRRLSAMAAAMGADDADTLGDGLLLLIEGAYISGQLFGLGGPAQSVATNADLLIEASLKK; the protein is encoded by the coding sequence ATGCCAACGGACAAAAATATTGAACTGACCATCAGCGATGATCATGCATCGGCGCCGCCCAAGGCCGCCAAGAAAATCCTCGATGTCGCCTATGACCTGTTCTACCGGCGCGGCATCAGGGCGATAGGCGTCGACGAGATCGTCAAGCGCGCCGGCGTCACCAAGCCCAGCCTCTACCGCAGCTTTCCCTCCAAGGACGAATTGGCCGCTTCCTACCTCCGGCAATACGATCTTGAATACTGGGAGCGTTTCGACGAGGCGGTGGCGGCGCATCCCGGCGACCCGCGCGCACAGATCAAGGCCTTCCTCACCCGCATCGGCAAGCGCACGCAAGTGGCCGAGTACCGCGGCTGCGGTATGACCAATGCGGCGGTCGAATATCCCGAACACAGCCATCCGGCGCGCGTGGTCAGCGAGGCCAACAAGCAGGAATTGCGCCGTCGGCTAAGCGCCATGGCGGCTGCTATGGGCGCTGACGACGCCGACACGCTTGGCGACGGGCTCCTGCTCCTGATCGAGGGCGCCTATATCAGCGGCCAGCTGTTCGGCCTTGGCGGCCCGGCCCAGTCTGTGGCGACGAACGCCGATCTGCTGATCGAAGCAAGCTTGAAGAAATAG
- a CDS encoding MFS transporter has protein sequence MIAQSRPFGQRYAFVVVGVIFLCLLVAAGLRSAPSVMMLPLENSFGWRRDVISLAAGVGILLYGLTGPFAAALMERIGLRRTLLASLVIMSGSTALSLLMTKPWHLFITWGVFSGIGSGAVASVLGATIVNRWFKTNRGLVMGLMSASSASGMLVFLPLIAALAQSGGWQPVAIAVAVATAAMIPFVWLLVPERPGSIGMVRYGADADDVPPTSPASQGNFLAHTLNTLRRAAGTRVFWYLFATFFVCGFTTNGLVGTHLIAFCGDMGIGEVQAAGLLSMMGIFDLIGTTLSGWLTDRFDPRKLLGVYYAIRGLSLIYLPYSGFSATSLIIFAVLYGLDWIATVPPTLRLANEAFGDRSGPIVFGWIVAGHQVGAATAAAFGGTMRELQGNYELAFLIAGMTAIAAACISLLINTSRPAFDPEPQAA, from the coding sequence ATGATAGCTCAATCCCGCCCCTTTGGCCAGCGCTACGCTTTCGTGGTGGTCGGTGTCATCTTTCTTTGCCTGCTGGTCGCGGCCGGGCTTCGCTCCGCCCCCTCGGTCATGATGCTGCCGCTTGAAAACAGCTTCGGCTGGCGGCGCGACGTCATCTCGCTGGCCGCCGGCGTCGGCATCCTGCTCTATGGCCTGACCGGTCCATTCGCCGCCGCGCTGATGGAAAGGATCGGGCTGCGCCGCACGCTGCTTGCCTCGCTGGTGATCATGTCGGGCTCGACGGCGCTCAGCCTGCTGATGACCAAGCCCTGGCATCTGTTCATCACCTGGGGCGTCTTCTCGGGCATTGGTTCGGGTGCCGTTGCCAGCGTGCTCGGCGCCACCATCGTCAACCGCTGGTTCAAGACCAATCGCGGTCTTGTCATGGGATTGATGTCGGCCTCCAGTGCCTCGGGCATGCTGGTGTTCCTGCCGCTCATCGCCGCCTTGGCGCAATCGGGCGGCTGGCAGCCGGTTGCCATTGCGGTCGCAGTCGCCACGGCGGCCATGATACCGTTCGTCTGGCTGCTGGTGCCGGAGCGGCCGGGCTCGATCGGCATGGTGCGCTATGGGGCCGATGCCGATGACGTGCCGCCGACATCGCCGGCATCGCAAGGCAATTTCCTGGCACATACGCTCAACACGTTGCGCCGCGCCGCCGGCACAAGGGTGTTTTGGTATCTGTTCGCCACCTTTTTCGTCTGCGGCTTCACCACCAACGGCCTGGTCGGCACGCATCTGATCGCCTTCTGTGGCGACATGGGCATCGGCGAGGTGCAGGCCGCCGGTCTGTTGTCGATGATGGGTATTTTCGACCTGATAGGCACGACGCTGTCGGGCTGGCTCACCGACCGTTTCGACCCACGCAAGCTGCTCGGCGTCTACTATGCCATCCGCGGCCTGTCGCTGATCTACCTGCCCTATTCCGGCTTCTCGGCGACCAGCCTGATCATCTTCGCGGTGCTCTACGGCCTCGACTGGATCGCCACCGTGCCGCCGACGCTGCGGCTCGCCAACGAGGCATTCGGCGACCGCAGCGGACCGATCGTGTTCGGCTGGATCGTTGCAGGTCATCAGGTGGGTGCGGCCACCGCGGCTGCCTTCGGCGGCACCATGCGCGAGCTGCAGGGCAATTACGAGCTGGCCTTCCTGATCGCAGGCATGACGGCGATCGCCGCTGCCTGTATCTCGCTGCTAATCAATACCAGCCGGCCGGCGTTCGATCCGGAGCCGCAGGCCGCATAG
- a CDS encoding TPM domain-containing protein, with product MAVLLVGFKAFAAELPALTGRVVDNAGIIDAGTKAALTQKLADFETKGSDQIVVATIPSLDGEEIEPYANRLFRFWKLGQAKENNGVLLLVVPNDHKMRIEVGYGLEGTLTDLHTKLIIENDMVPAFRAGDFSGGISKAVDDMVMVLEGNPEELVARGERNQQPPVNTDNLFFGVFIGIWVIILFGSVAVGVLWPMFGRKIGPGRYIWLGTTLQMGGGSSGYSGSSGGGWSSGGGGGGFSGGGGSSGGGGSSGSW from the coding sequence ATGGCGGTTTTGCTCGTCGGCTTCAAAGCCTTCGCCGCCGAGCTGCCGGCGCTCACGGGCCGTGTTGTCGACAATGCCGGCATCATCGATGCCGGGACCAAGGCGGCGCTGACGCAAAAACTCGCCGACTTCGAGACCAAGGGCTCGGACCAGATCGTCGTCGCCACCATCCCCAGCCTCGACGGCGAGGAGATCGAACCCTATGCCAACCGGCTGTTCCGCTTCTGGAAACTCGGCCAGGCCAAGGAAAACAACGGCGTGCTGCTGCTGGTCGTGCCAAACGACCACAAGATGCGCATCGAGGTCGGCTACGGGCTGGAAGGCACGCTGACCGATCTGCACACCAAGCTCATCATCGAAAACGACATGGTGCCGGCCTTCCGCGCCGGCGACTTCTCCGGCGGCATCTCGAAAGCCGTCGATGACATGGTCATGGTGCTGGAAGGCAACCCGGAAGAATTGGTGGCGCGCGGCGAACGCAATCAGCAGCCGCCGGTCAACACCGACAATCTGTTCTTTGGCGTGTTCATCGGCATATGGGTCATTATCCTCTTTGGCAGCGTCGCGGTCGGTGTGCTCTGGCCGATGTTCGGCCGCAAGATCGGTCCCGGGCGCTATATCTGGCTTGGCACGACGTTACAGATGGGCGGCGGCTCTTCCGGGTACTCGGGCAGTTCCGGCGGTGGCTGGTCTTCGGGCGGCGGCGGTGGCGGCTTTTCCGGCGGCGGCGGTTCGTCCGGCGGTGGCGGCTCCTCGGGAAGCTGGTGA
- a CDS encoding TPM domain-containing protein, with translation MTTRSISLLRPVRFNLAIHAVLTGLALLFSCLAVFAAELPALTGRVVDNAGIIDDATKTALTQKLADFEKKGSDQIVVATIPSLDGEEIEPYANRLFRFWKLGQAGENNGVLLVVAKNDHKMRIEVGYGLEGTLTDLHTKLIIENDMVPAFRAGDFSGGISKAVDDMVMVLEGNPEELEARGKRNPSHAAPMDPIVAAFLILWATMFFGGLGMAFLPPMFGTKLSPGVYKWLGMTFRYGRGPSGSSSGSSGWTSSSSSSGWSSGSSSSGWSSGSSSGGGFSGGGGSSGGGGSSGSW, from the coding sequence ATGACGACGCGCTCCATCAGCCTGTTACGGCCTGTCCGGTTCAACCTGGCGATCCATGCCGTGCTGACGGGTCTGGCGTTGCTCTTCTCCTGCCTTGCGGTTTTCGCCGCCGAACTGCCCGCGCTGACCGGCCGCGTCGTCGACAATGCCGGCATCATCGACGACGCCACCAAGACGGCACTGACGCAGAAGCTTGCCGATTTCGAGAAAAAGGGCTCCGACCAGATCGTCGTTGCGACGATTCCCAGTCTCGATGGCGAGGAGATCGAGCCTTACGCCAACCGGCTGTTCCGCTTCTGGAAGCTCGGCCAGGCAGGCGAGAATAATGGCGTGCTCCTGGTGGTGGCCAAGAACGACCATAAGATGCGCATCGAGGTTGGCTATGGGCTGGAAGGCACGCTGACCGACCTGCACACCAAGCTGATCATCGAAAACGACATGGTGCCGGCCTTCCGCGCCGGCGATTTCTCCGGTGGCATCTCGAAAGCCGTCGACGACATGGTCATGGTGCTGGAAGGCAATCCGGAGGAGCTGGAAGCGCGCGGCAAGCGCAATCCGTCCCATGCCGCTCCGATGGATCCCATCGTCGCGGCGTTCCTGATCCTGTGGGCGACGATGTTCTTCGGCGGACTTGGGATGGCGTTCCTGCCGCCGATGTTCGGCACAAAGCTGTCGCCAGGCGTGTACAAATGGCTGGGCATGACGTTCCGTTACGGCCGGGGGCCGAGCGGTTCATCCTCGGGCTCCAGTGGCTGGACATCCAGTTCGTCGAGTAGCGGCTGGTCGTCGGGAAGCTCCAGCAGTGGCTGGTCGTCGGGGTCAAGCAGCGGCGGCGGGTTTTCGGGCGGCGGCGGCTCGTCCGGCGGTGGCGGTTCTTCAGGAAGCTGGTGA
- a CDS encoding TPM domain-containing protein, translating to MATRPISPQDHERIAAAIRTAEAKTDGEIYCVVAHASDGYFAPAALMATLGMLIVSLAVAYGLEAWWLTIRLPHFVIAELLALACVLALLWALPGLRIHMVPRRMRYQAAHANAVKQFLARNVHRTTARTGVLVFVSIAERYAEVVADSGIDAKVGQHVWDGVVRDLTAHAGDDRLADGFVKAIEQVGAVLAEHFPVTSGDTNELDDHLVEI from the coding sequence ATGGCAACACGACCGATCAGCCCGCAAGATCATGAGCGCATCGCCGCTGCGATCCGCACCGCCGAGGCCAAAACCGACGGCGAGATCTACTGCGTCGTGGCGCATGCCAGCGACGGCTATTTCGCTCCCGCCGCCTTGATGGCAACACTTGGCATGCTGATCGTCAGCCTCGCCGTAGCCTATGGGCTGGAGGCATGGTGGCTCACCATCCGCCTGCCGCATTTCGTCATCGCCGAGCTTCTGGCGCTGGCCTGCGTGCTGGCCCTGTTGTGGGCATTGCCCGGCCTGCGTATCCACATGGTGCCGAGACGGATGCGCTATCAGGCGGCGCATGCCAATGCGGTCAAGCAGTTCCTAGCCCGCAACGTCCACCGCACCACCGCGCGCACCGGCGTGCTGGTCTTCGTCTCGATCGCCGAGCGCTATGCCGAGGTGGTCGCCGATTCGGGCATCGACGCCAAGGTCGGCCAGCATGTCTGGGACGGTGTGGTGCGCGATTTGACGGCGCATGCCGGTGACGACCGGCTTGCCGACGGCTTCGTCAAGGCGATCGAGCAGGTAGGTGCGGTTCTGGCCGAGCATTTCCCGGTCACGTCGGGCGACACCAACGAGCTCGACGACCACCTCGTCGAAATCTGA
- the ppa gene encoding inorganic diphosphatase, protein MRIEAIAIGKNPPEDINVIIEVPIGGEPIKYEMDKEAGTLFVDRFLHTSMRYPGNYGFVPHTLSGDGDPIDVLVCNTRALVPGCVINVRPIGVLVMEDNAGQDEKVIAVPSPKLTLRYENVTEYTQLPDITRQQVQHFFEHYKDLEPGKWVKIEGWHDSKYAKKMIVDAIARAKAAK, encoded by the coding sequence ATGCGCATTGAAGCCATAGCCATCGGAAAGAATCCGCCTGAGGACATCAACGTCATCATCGAAGTGCCGATCGGCGGCGAGCCGATCAAGTACGAGATGGACAAGGAAGCCGGCACGCTGTTTGTCGACCGCTTCCTGCACACCTCGATGCGCTACCCCGGCAATTACGGCTTCGTGCCGCACACGCTGTCGGGCGATGGCGATCCGATCGACGTGCTGGTCTGCAACACGCGCGCGCTGGTGCCGGGCTGCGTCATCAATGTCCGGCCGATCGGCGTACTGGTGATGGAAGACAATGCTGGCCAGGACGAAAAGGTCATCGCCGTGCCGTCGCCGAAGCTGACACTGCGCTACGAGAACGTCACCGAATACACGCAGCTGCCCGACATCACGCGCCAGCAGGTGCAGCACTTCTTCGAGCACTACAAGGATCTCGAGCCCGGCAAGTGGGTCAAGATCGAAGGCTGGCACGATTCAAAATACGCCAAGAAGATGATCGTCGACGCGATCGCGCGGGCGAAGGCGGCTAAGTAG